Part of the Betaproteobacteria bacterium genome, CTCAAAGTCGTGGCGGAAGGGGTCGAGACCGAGGAACAGTTGCATCTGCTCAGGTTGCTCAAGTGCGACGAGATGCAGGGTTTTCTCCTGAGCCGCCCGGTTGCGTTCGACGAAATGGCGAGTTTCCTTAGTCGGTGAAAAACCTCAAGCCACCGACGCGACGCAACTTACGGATTTCGAGTTCCACGTCGGTGCGAACATCTTCGACGACGAGAACCTTGATCACGTTACTCATGCCAAGTTTTCGTCTCCCGTCACTTGAGGCGCGCGGTTGGTCAGTATCCAGTAAAGACCTACTTTTGCGACCGTCTCGACAAATGATGCGAACTCGACAGGTTTGACGATGTAGCTATTGACGCCAAGCCGGTAACGTTCGAAGACATCACGTTCTTCATTTGAAGATGTCATGACCACTACCGGTATGCCTTGCAGAAGTTTGTCGGATTTGATTCGCCGAAGCACTTCGATGCCGTCCATTCTGGGCATCTTGATGTCCAGCAGAACCAGCTTCGGCGCATCGGAGGCGGCGCGATCGGCATATTCGCCGGTGCGCAGAAGATAGCTCATCGCTTCCTCGCCGTCTTTGACCCAATGGACCTTGTTGATGAAGTTGATCTTGCGCAATGCGCGCATCGTCATTTCCGCGTCACGCGGATTGTCTTCCGCCAGGAGAATTTCGACTTGATTGTAGTTAACCATTGTCAGGTTTCACCGGTAATGTGAAATAGAAAGTCGCACCCTCGCCAAGCCTGCCGTCCGCGCGCACGCTGCCGCCATGGCGGGTAACCACCCGATGGACGATCGCCAGGCCCACGCCCGTGCCTTCGCATTCCTCCGTCTTGTGCAGACGCTGGAAAACGCCAAAGAGCTTCCCCGCGTATTTCATGTCGAAGCCCACGCCGTTATCCTGGACACGGTATACCGCTTCGCCATTCGAAACTTCGCCAGTCACGAGAATCTCGGCATGCGGCCGGGAACTGCTGTACTTGAGGGCGTTGCTGAGCAGGTTAACCCATACCTGTCGGAAAAGCGCGCCGTCTCCCTTGGCCGGCGGCAGTGGCCATACATCGAGCCGCACCCGATCCGTGTCCTGGTCACGCAACAATTCCTGCGCCACTGTCTTGGCGAGAGCGGTCATGTCGATGCTTGCTGTTTCGTCAATCGCTTTCCTGCTGAGTTTCGAGAATGCAAGAAGATCGTCGATCAGACGTCCCATCTTGACGGCCTCTTCGCGGACAATGCCGAGCATCCGCTTGCCTTCGCTATCGAAGCTATCCCCGTAGTCCTCTTCGACCATTCGGGAATAGCCGTCGATCGCGCGCAAAGGAGCACGCAGGTCGTGCGATACCGAATATGAGAAACTTTCGAGTTCCTTGTTGGTGGCTTCGAGCTCCGTGGTTCGCCTGCGCACGCGCTCTTCGAGGTCTGCGTTGAGCCTGCGGATCTCTTCCTCGGCACGCTTGCGGTCGTCTATGTCGGTGATCGTTCCGATCCACTCGCGGATCCGGTTCCCCTCATCGAGCACAGGTGCCGCGCGCAGACTCACAAAACGGTAGCTCGAGGACAGTGCGTGCCACAAGCGCGCCTCGCTCTCGATCGGACTACCGGTGGTTACCGCTTCGGTCCATTGCTTTTCGATCGCCTCGCGATCGTCGGCGTAAAACATGCGGCGCCAGCCGGTTCCGCGATAGTCCTCCGCGCTCTGCCCGGTATATGCGGCCCATGCCGGTTGCGCAGCCGTGAACGCCCTCTCGTCATTCGCAGTCCAGACCAGCGAAGTCATTGCGTCAACGAGGGTGCGGTTGCGCCTTTCACTGTCGCTCAATGCGCGTTGTGCCTCGAAACGTTCGGCAATCTGGCGCTCCAGTGCCTGGTTGGACGTTTCCAGCGCCTTCGTCTGGCGCCCGATCTCCGTCAGCATATCGTTGAAGGCATCCACCAGGTATCCGATTTCGTCTTCGGTGGTCTTTTTGGCGCGCAACGTGAAGTCACGGTTGTCGACGACGCGGCGTGCCACGCCGGTCACGTCGAGAATCGGCCGCGTGACGCTTGCCTGCAGCCACGAGGACAACAGCAGCGACACGGCCAGCGCCAGGGCGCTTACGCCAAACACGATCCCGAGATAATTCCACAGCCTCTCATAGAATTCATAGTGGGTCCGCAGGTACACGGTGCCCAGGATTTCGCCGTTTTCGATCACGCGCCGGTACAGTTCGAGAGTTTCGCTCTTGACGCGAACCCCGTCGGTCTCCGGTAGGGCGGGAAGGTCCGCGCGCGGCAGGTCTTCTCTGGTATAGCTGGCGAACAGGCCGCCCTTGGCGTTGTAGATGGCCGCGGCCTCGATCTTGGGCCGCACCTTGAGCAGGGCGAGGTTGTTTCCGGCGAACTTACGATCGTCGAACTGCAGGGCGGCTGCGCTGGCGCGACCGATGATGTCCGCCTGCGCGGTGAGGTCGCTGACCTGCGTGGCGTAGTAGCTGCGCAGGTCGTAGATCAGCATTGCGATGCCGGTGACGAGCAGTGCTGCCAGGCTGGTCAGCAATACGCCCGCAAGAAGTTTGTGGCGCACTGAACGCAAGCCGAACTGGAACGCCATAATGCCCTACTCCTGTACCCGCATGGCGACCGAAAGCAACGGCGCGCCGATCCTGAGGCCGCTGCGCTTGGCCGCATCCAGCGACACCTCGAAGCGCACCCGGTTATCGGCCACGACGAAGTTGATGATGCTGCCTAGGGCAAGGCCTTTTTCCGTATCGGTCACGGTCAGTATCGGACGTGCCTGCGCCGCCAGGTCCGTGAGGCGTCCCATTTCCGGACGGCCGACGAACAGGACGTGGACGCTGGACAACGGCTCGCCGCCGCGCACCCGGCGTACCGATACCGGCCTGCCGTTCATCGTTCGTCCCGCGACCACTTGTGACAACTCTTCTGCCAGGACGTCGGCGCCCGCCACGCCGATGACCAGCGGCGTGTCCTTGCTGGGGAACGCACTGTCCGGCCATTCGACGTAACCGCCGAACTTGAACAGGAAGGCCGCCTTGACCCGTTGCTCGAGAACCTGCGGGCTCTCGTCGACCGCGACTGCGGAAGTCACTATGCAGAGAACGCCCAGCAGCAGGAGCGCCGCGCCCCCGATGAGATTCCAGGTGCTCGTGCGGAAGGCGCGAGGCGCCACTCTACGGATGCTGCTGTTCCTTGCGACGTCGATCAGAAGCGCCATAGGATTTGGGCGTAAACGCCTCGGTCCAACTCGCTGCGAGTGCCCGGCGTGCCGAACTCGGGGTGTTCGGGGTCGAAGAGGTTCTGCAAGATCAGCGACAATTCGAAATCTCGCCGTGGCTGCCATCCAAGGCGCATGTCCGTTGCCGTGTAGGCGGGAACAACGGGGTTGGGAAGCTCTGCGACGTGGCGAATGCTGACGTCGAGCGTGGTATGACCGGGCAAGTCGAGCGACGAGCGCAGGATCCATTGATAATCCGGGTCATTGCCCGCTGCGCTGACGCCAGTTGGGTCCGTGCTGCCGGGTTTGAGCCGCAGTTCCTGGTGCAGCATGAAGCCCCCAGCGCTAAGGCGCCAGCCCGGGGTCATCTGCACCGTGCCCCACGCCTCGATTCCGGTTTCTGTTCCCTCCATCTTGTTGCTGAGGACGAAGGTGCCAGTGCCGGTCGGCTCGAAGCTGCGTAGGTGATCGTAGATGTGGTGAAACACGGTGACCGAGTACGAGATTCGGGACGTAGGCTGAGCCTTGTAGCCCAGCTCGTAGACATCGGCGACCTCGGACCGGAAATCCGGACCGCCTGCGAGCACGAACGGCGGATTGGCGGGCGAAAACAACTCACGATCGAGGCGGGAAGGCGTACGCAACGCGCGCGAATACGCGCTCCACACGAGTTGCTGCGGAGTCGGTTTCCACGCCAGCCTGACCGAAGGCAGGAACTCGACGCCGGTGTATGGATTGCGCTCGATCTTGGCCCCGCCGGTGAGTTTCAGCTTGTCGCCTATAAGCGCAATCTCGTCCTGGGCAAACAGGTCCACCCAGTCGAGATTGCTATCGGCAGGAAGAAATGCAATCACCGCGGTATTGTCGATACGGTCGCGCGCGGCGCGGTAGCCGCCTCCCCAGATGATCGCGTGCCTGCCCATTTGCTGCAGGCTGTGCTGGAACTGGACGTCGGCTATGTTGAGGTGCTCGGCGATCGACCCGCCGATTTCGCGCACCGTGTTGTCGAAATAGCCCTGCAGCTGGAAATGGCCCCCGCCGGGGAGGTCGCGATCCCAGCGCGCGAGCAGATTCCCACCGGATATGTTGGTGTCCGCCGCGATGGGCTGATCGAGGGTGCCGGTATATGTATCCCCCTGGAGCGTGAATCCGTTGGCGGCGGCCCCCCAGTCGGCGCGGAAGCCGACCTGGCCTTTGCTCCAACTGTCGCCCGCGGTCGTCCCGTTTTCGCGCGTCGTATCGCCGCGGTCGAAGGACTTCCCGTAGATGCGGAACGAGCCGTCGGTACCAAGCCGGGCTCCGTACCGCGCTCCGAAACCACCTTCGAGGTTGCCGGACCCGACGAATGCCGTTGCGCCCTGCGTATCCGCAGCACGACGGGTGATGACGTTGATGACTCCGTTCACCGCGTTCGTACCCCATAACGTTGCGCCTGGTCCGCTGATCACCTCGATGCGCTCGACATCCTGCAGGAATACGTCTGGTGTGTCCCAGAACACGCCGGAGAACAGGGGTGTGTACACCGCACGCCCGTCGATCAGCACGAGCAGCTTGTTGCCGATCGAATTGTTGAAACCGCGTGCGCTGATCGCGTAACTGCTGGAGTTCACGCGATTGACTTCGAGGTTGGGAGCGATGCGCAGCGCTTCCGGGAGACTGGTCGCGCCCGATCGCCGGATGTCTTCCGCGGTGATGACAAAAATCGATGCCGGAGCATCCAGCAGGCGCTCGGATTTCTTGGATACCGACATGACGTCGATATTTCCTAGCTCTTCGAGACTGAGATCGGCGAGGTTTTCAGGAGATGATTCGGCTGCGTAAGCCTCTGGCGCCGACAAGGCCACGATCATTGGAATGAGGACAAACGCCTGCAGATGCCAGCGTTTGTCATAGCGAAGAAAAGGTCCCCTTATTCTTCTTTTCCTCATACAACCTCAAGAGTCTATGTTGTTGTGCTCTTGCTTGACGGCCTGCAACGTAAATTCTATGTGACTTTCGCCTTGGAGGGATCAGTGTTTGTCTTACAGAAACTCGGGATCGACAAACCCGATCATATACCTTTGAGCACTCCCTTTCTTCAAGGGAGGCAGCACAATGAAAGCCGCTCTTCTGGCAGCCCTAGTAAATTGTGTGATCAAGCGAATCGAGATGATCTGCAACGACACCGGGATTTCCAACCGTTGCTCTTTCAACAGCAGCAACTCAATCTACAACAACAAATTCAAAAGCAAGACGTTCGGGTCAATTGCTCTACGCGGCATAGGAAACCAAGTCTACACAAACTACTAACCGCGCTGAGGTGGGCGCTATTCCGCTGGACATCCTTCCCTCCCCGGTCATTTCCTCCCCAACCCCGCCAGCCCAAAGATATTCCTTAGAGCCAGAAACGTAGGTAGGTTAGTTGGTAGGCCAATCACAGCCCGGCCATCTTCTTGTCGATCAATCGGTTGCCGTACGTTAATGCGGAGCGCTTCTCCACCACAAAGAAAAACCGGCCTGGACATGAGGCTTTTTTTCGCGGTCGCGAAGCACAATCCAGCGCCATCAGCTCGTTCACCCACGCGTCCTCCGCCCCTACCCCGCCTCAATAAGGTGATACCATTTCGCGCGGGAAACAACCAACAGATCAAGAACGAGAGGAGAAGCTGGATGGAAGTCTCGATCAAGAAGCTCGCGCTGGTCACAGGCCTGTCCCTGGGATTGCTGGCGCTGCCTGTCGCTTACGGCGAGGGGGAAAACGACGGCATGACGGTGTTGATGAATGGCAACTTCGTGACGGCCGATCCGGAAAACATCAAATGGGTGCCCAACAAAGCGGTGCCTTACGGCATGCAAATGGTGCTGCTCTACGGCAATCCATCGCAGCCGGGTCCCTACATCTTCCGCGCAAAGATGCCCTCCGGATACAAACTGCCGCCGCATAAACATCCGGACGAACGTACGGTCACCGTACTGAAGGGAACCTATTGGTCCGGCATCGGCGAACGATACAATCCGATGGTCATGAAGGAATTCCAGGCCGGCGCGTTCTACATCACCAAGGCGGGTGTGCCGCACTATTCCTGGGCTCGCACCGAAGTGTTCATCCAGGAAATGGGAACGGGGCCGCTCGAGAAACCCATCGAGTACATCAACCCCGACGACGATCCGAGAACGCAGTAGGTCGACAATCCACCGAACGAAAACGGGGCGGCACTTGCCGCCCCGTTTTTTTCAAGCCTCACCCAGCTATGAGCGCGGCATCAAAGCTGCGCGTATCTGCTCCAGCGCGCCGGGATCTTCCAGCGTCGTAAGATCCCCCGGGTCACGTCCTTCGGCCAGCGCCTGGATGCTGCGGCGGAGCAATTTACCGGAACGCGTTTTCGGCAGCAGGTTGACGAAATGCACCCGCGCCGGTCTGGCAATGGCTCCCAATTGCGAGTCCACGGTGGCCATCACCTCTTTTTCCTGCGCGGCACGCAGTTCCGGTGTGGAGATTTTCCCCGCATCCTTGACTACGGCGAACGCGAGAGGTATCTGCCCTTTCAGCGCGTCGTTGACACCCACGACAGCGACTTCGGCAATGTTTGCGTGGGCCTGCACCGCTTCCTCGATTTCCCGGGTGCCGAGGCGGTGGCCGGCTACATTGATCACATCGTCGGTGCGGCCGAGGATGAAGTAATAGCCGTCCCTGTCGCGAATTCCCCAGTCGAAAGTCGAGTAGACCAGTTTCTTCGAGAACGTGGAGAAATAGGTCTTCACGAAACGTTCGTCGTCACCCCAGATGGTGGTCATGCAACCCGGCGGAAGCGGCGGCTCGATCACCACCACGGCCTTTTCGTCGGCGCCGGCCTCGCTTGCATCCGTCTCGCGAAGCAACTTCAAGTCATAGCCGTAGGCCGGGAACGAAGGGCTGCCGAATTTGATCGGCGTCTCCTCCACGCCAGGTAGCGCGGTCAGGACGGGCCAGCCGGTCTCGGTCTGCCAGTAATGATCGATCACCGGTTTGCCGAGTCCCTCTGAGATCCACGCATGCGTCGGTTCATCCAGCGGCTCGCCGGCGAGGAACAAATGCCTCAGAGACGACAGGTCGTATTTTTTCAGAAACGCCGGATCATGCTTCTTCAGCACGCGGACCGCAGTCGGCGCGGAAAACATGACATTGACCCTGTGGTCCTGCACGATCTTCCACCACACCCCGGCATCAGGCCGTATCGGCACACCCTCGTAAAGAATCGAGGTGACACCCGCAATCAGAGGCGCATAGATGATGTACGAGTGCCCCACTGCCCAGCCAATATCGGACGTGGTGAAGATGGTTTC contains:
- a CDS encoding cupin domain-containing protein, whose amino-acid sequence is MEVSIKKLALVTGLSLGLLALPVAYGEGENDGMTVLMNGNFVTADPENIKWVPNKAVPYGMQMVLLYGNPSQPGPYIFRAKMPSGYKLPPHKHPDERTVTVLKGTYWSGIGERYNPMVMKEFQAGAFYITKAGVPHYSWARTEVFIQEMGTGPLEKPIEYINPDDDPRTQ
- a CDS encoding response regulator produces the protein MVNYNQVEILLAEDNPRDAEMTMRALRKINFINKVHWVKDGEEAMSYLLRTGEYADRAASDAPKLVLLDIKMPRMDGIEVLRRIKSDKLLQGIPVVVMTSSNEERDVFERYRLGVNSYIVKPVEFASFVETVAKVGLYWILTNRAPQVTGDENLA
- a CDS encoding propionate--CoA ligase produces the protein MAQCYAEFHRRSIEDREGFWREQAMLIDWERPFDRVLDYSRPPFARWFVGGLTNLCHNAVDRHLAVRGDQKALIWISTELDKTDSFTFRQLHDKVNRVAAMMQALGLKRGDRVIIYMPNMPEAVFAILACARLGAVHSVVFGGFAAASLAARIDDARPALMVTADGGSRMGKVIPYKPLVDESIRLSKHPPAKVLIYHRGLDPHMQTVPGRDVDWAELARAHERAVVPCTWLESSEPSYILYTSGTTGKPKGVQRDVGGHAVAMAASMKYIYCGAAGETIFTTSDIGWAVGHSYIIYAPLIAGVTSILYEGVPIRPDAGVWWKIVQDHRVNVMFSAPTAVRVLKKHDPAFLKKYDLSSLRHLFLAGEPLDEPTHAWISEGLGKPVIDHYWQTETGWPVLTALPGVEETPIKFGSPSFPAYGYDLKLLRETDASEAGADEKAVVVIEPPLPPGCMTTIWGDDERFVKTYFSTFSKKLVYSTFDWGIRDRDGYYFILGRTDDVINVAGHRLGTREIEEAVQAHANIAEVAVVGVNDALKGQIPLAFAVVKDAGKISTPELRAAQEKEVMATVDSQLGAIARPARVHFVNLLPKTRSGKLLRRSIQALAEGRDPGDLTTLEDPGALEQIRAALMPRS
- a CDS encoding EAL domain-containing protein, translating into LKVVAEGVETEEQLHLLRLLKCDEMQGFLLSRPVAFDEMASFLSR
- a CDS encoding TonB-dependent receptor, whose protein sequence is MIVALSAPEAYAAESSPENLADLSLEELGNIDVMSVSKKSERLLDAPASIFVITAEDIRRSGATSLPEALRIAPNLEVNRVNSSSYAISARGFNNSIGNKLLVLIDGRAVYTPLFSGVFWDTPDVFLQDVERIEVISGPGATLWGTNAVNGVINVITRRAADTQGATAFVGSGNLEGGFGARYGARLGTDGSFRIYGKSFDRGDTTRENGTTAGDSWSKGQVGFRADWGAAANGFTLQGDTYTGTLDQPIAADTNISGGNLLARWDRDLPGGGHFQLQGYFDNTVREIGGSIAEHLNIADVQFQHSLQQMGRHAIIWGGGYRAARDRIDNTAVIAFLPADSNLDWVDLFAQDEIALIGDKLKLTGGAKIERNPYTGVEFLPSVRLAWKPTPQQLVWSAYSRALRTPSRLDRELFSPANPPFVLAGGPDFRSEVADVYELGYKAQPTSRISYSVTVFHHIYDHLRSFEPTGTGTFVLSNKMEGTETGIEAWGTVQMTPGWRLSAGGFMLHQELRLKPGSTDPTGVSAAGNDPDYQWILRSSLDLPGHTTLDVSIRHVAELPNPVVPAYTATDMRLGWQPRRDFELSLILQNLFDPEHPEFGTPGTRSELDRGVYAQILWRF
- a CDS encoding PAS domain-containing protein, producing MAFQFGLRSVRHKLLAGVLLTSLAALLVTGIAMLIYDLRSYYATQVSDLTAQADIIGRASAAALQFDDRKFAGNNLALLKVRPKIEAAAIYNAKGGLFASYTREDLPRADLPALPETDGVRVKSETLELYRRVIENGEILGTVYLRTHYEFYERLWNYLGIVFGVSALALAVSLLLSSWLQASVTRPILDVTGVARRVVDNRDFTLRAKKTTEDEIGYLVDAFNDMLTEIGRQTKALETSNQALERQIAERFEAQRALSDSERRNRTLVDAMTSLVWTANDERAFTAAQPAWAAYTGQSAEDYRGTGWRRMFYADDREAIEKQWTEAVTTGSPIESEARLWHALSSSYRFVSLRAAPVLDEGNRIREWIGTITDIDDRKRAEEEIRRLNADLEERVRRRTTELEATNKELESFSYSVSHDLRAPLRAIDGYSRMVEEDYGDSFDSEGKRMLGIVREEAVKMGRLIDDLLAFSKLSRKAIDETASIDMTALAKTVAQELLRDQDTDRVRLDVWPLPPAKGDGALFRQVWVNLLSNALKYSSSRPHAEILVTGEVSNGEAVYRVQDNGVGFDMKYAGKLFGVFQRLHKTEECEGTGVGLAIVHRVVTRHGGSVRADGRLGEGATFYFTLPVKPDNG
- a CDS encoding YfiR family protein, coding for MALLIDVARNSSIRRVAPRAFRTSTWNLIGGAALLLLGVLCIVTSAVAVDESPQVLEQRVKAAFLFKFGGYVEWPDSAFPSKDTPLVIGVAGADVLAEELSQVVAGRTMNGRPVSVRRVRGGEPLSSVHVLFVGRPEMGRLTDLAAQARPILTVTDTEKGLALGSIINFVVADNRVRFEVSLDAAKRSGLRIGAPLLSVAMRVQE